In a genomic window of Streptomyces sp. NBC_01142:
- the sodX gene encoding nickel-type superoxide dismutase maturation protease translates to MTEPGREPRAPFGVAEVTGPSMYPTLKHGDQLLVHYGAEVKAGDVAVLRHPLQQDLLIVKRLAERRGEGWWVLGDNPGAEGDSRLFGTVPPELLLGRVRGRYRPFADDQRSVRGAVSWAFSAVRPVLSDRSVSRRLRAR, encoded by the coding sequence ATGACTGAGCCGGGGCGGGAGCCGAGAGCGCCGTTCGGGGTCGCCGAAGTGACGGGTCCGTCCATGTACCCGACGCTGAAACACGGCGACCAGCTGCTGGTGCACTACGGCGCCGAGGTGAAGGCCGGCGACGTCGCCGTGCTGCGTCATCCGCTGCAGCAGGATCTGCTCATCGTCAAGCGCCTGGCCGAGCGGCGCGGCGAGGGCTGGTGGGTGCTCGGGGACAACCCGGGGGCCGAGGGGGACAGCCGGCTCTTCGGCACGGTCCCCCCGGAGTTGCTGCTGGGGCGGGTACGCGGCAGATACCGGCCGTTCGCCGATGATCAGCGATCGGTCCGCGGGGCCGTGTCCTGGGCGTTCTCGGCCGTACGGCCGGTGCTCTCCGACCGCTCCGTCTCGAGGCGTTTGCGGGCGCGGTAG
- a CDS encoding LysR family transcriptional regulator produces the protein MELEVRHLRALCAIADTGSLHKAARQLGMSQPSLTTQLRRIENTLGAELFSRERTGCRPTPLGRSVLSRARPIVAEMAALVVEAKAAAGRVGGPRLRVGSTASRALAGWLRRLRQRLPGTDISLHMDVSANALLRMVAAGLLDVAFVHEVEGCPLLVPGGLSVRVLVEREPQFISMARDHPAAAGSVVALADLAGDRWMVDPTVDGEWDGLRRVLDAAGLNPPVLHGDYLTAASLVAVGEAVAPCQPTSGPRDDMAIRPLVGDPLAVQLLLFSRPGACTELYEPVYEALEAAYREAALRQAAYRQWLMRHKSPLLHTPAA, from the coding sequence ATGGAGCTCGAGGTGAGGCACCTCCGTGCGCTGTGTGCCATAGCCGACACCGGCAGCCTGCACAAAGCCGCCCGGCAGCTGGGCATGAGCCAGCCGTCGCTGACGACGCAGCTTCGGCGTATCGAGAACACCCTTGGTGCGGAGCTCTTCTCGCGTGAACGCACCGGCTGCCGGCCGACTCCGCTGGGCCGCTCCGTACTGAGCCGGGCCCGACCGATCGTGGCCGAAATGGCGGCCCTGGTCGTCGAGGCCAAGGCGGCCGCCGGACGGGTCGGCGGCCCCCGGCTGCGCGTCGGCTCCACCGCCAGCCGCGCGCTGGCGGGTTGGCTGCGCCGGCTCCGGCAGCGGCTGCCGGGCACCGACATCTCGCTCCATATGGACGTCTCGGCCAACGCGTTACTGCGGATGGTTGCCGCGGGCCTGCTCGATGTCGCCTTCGTGCACGAGGTGGAGGGGTGTCCGCTGCTGGTGCCCGGCGGTCTGTCCGTACGCGTACTCGTCGAGCGCGAGCCGCAGTTCATCTCCATGGCCCGCGATCATCCGGCGGCCGCCGGGTCCGTCGTGGCACTGGCCGATCTGGCCGGGGACCGCTGGATGGTCGACCCGACGGTGGACGGCGAGTGGGACGGGCTGCGCCGCGTGCTGGACGCGGCGGGCCTCAACCCGCCGGTCCTGCACGGGGACTACCTCACCGCCGCGTCCCTGGTCGCGGTCGGCGAGGCGGTCGCCCCGTGCCAGCCGACGTCGGGTCCGCGCGACGACATGGCCATCCGTCCGCTGGTGGGTGACCCGCTCGCCGTACAGCTGCTGCTGTTCTCCCGTCCGGGGGCGTGCACCGAGTTGTACGAGCCAGTGTACGAGGCGCTGGAGGCGGCGTACCGGGAGGCTGCGCTGCGTCAGGCGGCGTACCGGCAGTGGCTGATGAGACACAAGAGCCCGCTGCTGCACACGCCCGCGGCCTGA
- a CDS encoding amino acid ABC transporter ATP-binding protein — protein sequence MNPMVKAEGVHKSYGAAHILKGIDLEVAPREVFCLVGPSGSGKSTFLRCINHLEQINAGRLSVDGNLVGYRQKGDKLYELKDSEVAAQRRDIGMVFQRFNLFPHMTALANVMEAPIQVKGETKAVARERAERLLDRVGLADKARNYPSQLSGGQQQRVAIARALAMEPKLMLFDEPTSALDPELVGDVLDVMRGLAEDGMTMIVVTHEMGFAREVGDALVFMDDGVVVEAGNPRDVLTNPQHDRTKAFLSKVL from the coding sequence ATGAACCCCATGGTGAAGGCCGAGGGCGTCCACAAGTCCTACGGCGCAGCGCACATCCTCAAGGGCATTGACCTCGAGGTCGCCCCGCGCGAGGTGTTCTGCCTGGTCGGCCCGTCCGGCTCCGGCAAGTCCACCTTCCTGCGGTGCATCAACCACCTGGAACAGATCAACGCCGGCCGGCTCTCCGTCGACGGCAACCTGGTGGGCTACCGCCAAAAGGGCGACAAGCTCTACGAGCTCAAGGACAGCGAGGTCGCTGCCCAGCGCCGGGACATCGGCATGGTTTTCCAGCGCTTCAACCTGTTCCCCCACATGACCGCGCTGGCCAACGTCATGGAAGCCCCGATCCAGGTCAAGGGCGAAACCAAGGCGGTGGCCCGCGAGCGAGCCGAGCGACTGCTGGACCGCGTCGGCCTGGCCGACAAGGCCCGCAACTACCCGTCCCAGCTCTCCGGCGGCCAGCAGCAGCGTGTCGCCATCGCCCGCGCACTGGCGATGGAACCCAAGCTGATGCTCTTCGACGAGCCCACCTCCGCGCTCGACCCCGAGCTCGTCGGTGACGTCCTCGACGTCATGCGCGGCCTCGCCGAGGACGGCATGACCATGATCGTCGTCACCCACGAGATGGGCTTCGCCCGCGAGGTCGGCGACGCCCTCGTCTTCATGGACGACGGCGTCGTGGTCGAAGCGGGCAACCCCCGCGACGTCCTCACCAACCCCCAGCACGACCGCACCAAGGCATTCCTGTCCAAGGTGCTGTAG
- a CDS encoding low temperature requirement protein A, whose product MIATEDGHRVTPAELFFDLVFVYAITQVTALMAADPTPLRLVGAAVVLALLWWCWCCFAWLGNVVRADSGALFTVLVAVMAVLLAVSLTVPEVYADEPGGLPAPLVFVLCYGAVRLLHLVSYWISSPGDKALHASVRRTALLSVAPPFVLLLVGSALTGVTQILVWFGAVLIDYCGVYVTGSSGWRVTSPGHFAERHSLIVIIALGESIVAIGVGVSGLPVSAPVLAAAGAGLLVVAGLWRLYFRQLGESAEHRLATLTGDDRTRLARDVYTFLHLPLVAGVVLTALGMKKALHQIADSGHYDLSEPLHGVVAWALAGGVGVFLLAAAAILLRTDGQRSGVLITGGIGCLCAGAVVVLIPALLALVLLAAAVTGLAVLHGRKAGAAGAGHGEQAPEPFTEV is encoded by the coding sequence ATGATAGCCACCGAGGACGGCCACCGGGTAACGCCCGCCGAGCTGTTCTTCGACCTGGTGTTCGTCTACGCCATCACACAGGTGACCGCTCTGATGGCGGCCGACCCGACGCCACTGCGGCTGGTCGGCGCGGCGGTGGTGCTCGCCCTGCTGTGGTGGTGCTGGTGCTGTTTCGCCTGGCTGGGCAATGTGGTGCGAGCCGACTCCGGTGCGCTGTTCACCGTGCTGGTCGCGGTGATGGCGGTGTTGCTGGCCGTCTCACTGACCGTGCCCGAGGTCTACGCCGACGAGCCCGGCGGCTTGCCCGCGCCGCTCGTGTTCGTACTCTGCTACGGCGCCGTCCGGCTCCTGCACCTGGTCTCGTACTGGATCTCCAGCCCCGGTGACAAGGCGCTGCATGCCTCGGTGCGCCGGACCGCGCTGCTGTCCGTGGCTCCGCCGTTCGTACTGCTTCTCGTGGGCAGCGCCCTCACCGGCGTCACGCAGATACTGGTGTGGTTCGGCGCGGTGCTGATCGACTACTGCGGCGTCTACGTCACCGGATCGTCGGGCTGGCGCGTCACCTCGCCCGGCCACTTCGCCGAGCGGCACAGCCTGATCGTCATCATCGCCCTGGGCGAGTCGATCGTCGCGATCGGTGTGGGGGTGTCCGGTCTTCCCGTCTCCGCGCCGGTGCTCGCCGCGGCCGGCGCGGGCCTGCTGGTCGTCGCCGGACTGTGGCGGCTGTACTTCCGGCAGCTCGGCGAGAGCGCCGAACACCGGCTGGCCACCTTGACCGGCGACGACCGCACCCGGCTGGCGCGTGACGTCTACACGTTCCTGCACCTGCCGCTCGTCGCCGGAGTCGTACTCACCGCACTGGGCATGAAGAAGGCGCTCCACCAGATCGCCGACAGCGGGCACTACGACCTGTCCGAGCCGCTGCACGGGGTGGTGGCGTGGGCGCTCGCCGGGGGTGTGGGCGTGTTCCTGCTGGCGGCGGCGGCCATCCTGCTGCGCACGGACGGGCAGAGGTCCGGCGTCCTCATCACCGGGGGGATCGGCTGCCTGTGCGCGGGCGCCGTGGTGGTCCTGATCCCCGCGCTGCTCGCGCTGGTGCTGCTGGCTGCGGCGGTGACCGGACTGGCGGTCCTGCACGGCCGGAAAGCCGGGGCCGCGGGAGCCGGCCATGGCGAACAGGCGCCCGAGCCGTTCACCGAGGTGTGA
- the snpA gene encoding snapalysin has protein sequence MRHPRTLLSAALGLGLAAALGAVPATAATTANSPAAAVSSSYAAYEGSAEDAKATKAFFDAVVKSVAEQRAANPGAKAVTVVYNTSRAPSFRSQIAQSTQIWNSSVSNVRLQEGSAANFTYREGNDPRGSYASTDGHGRGYIFLDYRQNQQYNSTRVTAHETGHVLGLPDHYSGPCSELMSGGGPGTSCQNATPDARERARVNTLWANGLAAAIARIS, from the coding sequence ATGCGTCACCCCAGAACGTTACTCTCCGCCGCACTCGGCCTCGGCCTCGCCGCCGCCCTGGGCGCCGTACCCGCAACCGCTGCCACGACGGCCAACTCCCCTGCGGCCGCCGTGTCTTCGTCGTACGCCGCGTACGAAGGATCCGCCGAGGACGCCAAGGCGACGAAGGCCTTCTTCGACGCCGTGGTGAAGTCGGTGGCCGAGCAGCGCGCCGCGAACCCCGGCGCCAAGGCAGTGACCGTCGTCTACAACACCAGCCGCGCGCCCAGCTTCCGCAGCCAGATAGCGCAGAGCACCCAGATCTGGAACAGCTCCGTCAGCAACGTGAGGCTGCAGGAGGGCTCGGCCGCGAACTTCACGTACCGCGAAGGCAATGACCCCCGGGGCTCGTACGCGAGCACCGACGGGCACGGCCGCGGCTACATCTTCCTCGACTACCGGCAGAACCAGCAGTACAACTCCACCCGCGTCACCGCCCACGAGACCGGGCACGTGCTCGGCCTGCCGGACCACTACTCGGGGCCGTGCAGCGAACTGATGTCGGGCGGCGGCCCCGGCACGTCCTGCCAGAACGCCACCCCGGACGCGCGGGAACGCGCCCGGGTGAACACTCTGTGGGCCAACGGCCTGGCGGCCGCGATCGCCCGCATCTCCTGA
- a CDS encoding amino acid ABC transporter permease, producing MTDKFDKTPADEPPADSAVTKVATPPEQIKAIPVRHWGRWVSGVVVVALLGTLVYSFSQGDVNWDTVGSYIFDERIVAGAGRTLLISVLSMLIGLVLGIVLAVMRLSKNPVTGAVSWLYIWFFRGTPVYVQLLLWFNLALIFPVLNLGFYKDEMVDVMTPFMVALLGLGLNEGAYMAEIVRAGIQSVDEGQTEASHALGMPNSKTMRRVVLPQAMRVIVPPTGNEFINLLKTSSLVSAVQYTDLLRAATNIGSTSFAVMEMLLVASVWYLALTSVFSVGQYYVERYYARGSLRQLPKTPWQKVKANMLSLNSPRGGVA from the coding sequence GTGACTGACAAGTTCGACAAGACACCCGCCGACGAGCCACCAGCCGACTCGGCGGTCACCAAGGTGGCCACACCTCCCGAGCAGATCAAGGCCATTCCCGTCCGACACTGGGGCCGCTGGGTCTCCGGTGTGGTTGTGGTGGCCCTGCTGGGCACGCTGGTGTATTCGTTCTCCCAGGGCGACGTCAACTGGGACACGGTCGGGAGCTACATCTTCGACGAGCGGATCGTGGCCGGCGCCGGCCGTACGCTGCTGATCAGCGTGCTCTCGATGCTCATCGGTCTGGTGCTGGGCATCGTCCTCGCGGTCATGCGACTGTCGAAGAACCCGGTCACCGGGGCGGTGTCCTGGCTGTACATCTGGTTCTTCCGCGGCACCCCGGTCTACGTCCAGCTGCTGCTGTGGTTCAACCTCGCGCTGATCTTCCCCGTCCTGAACCTCGGGTTCTACAAGGACGAGATGGTCGACGTCATGACGCCGTTCATGGTCGCCCTGCTGGGCCTGGGCCTGAACGAGGGCGCCTACATGGCCGAAATCGTCCGGGCCGGCATCCAGTCGGTCGACGAGGGCCAGACCGAGGCCTCCCACGCCCTGGGTATGCCCAACAGCAAGACCATGCGTCGCGTCGTGCTCCCCCAGGCGATGCGGGTCATCGTGCCGCCCACCGGCAACGAGTTCATCAACCTGCTCAAGACCTCCTCCCTGGTCTCCGCAGTGCAGTACACCGATCTGCTGCGAGCGGCCACGAACATCGGCTCCACCTCGTTCGCGGTGATGGAGATGCTGCTGGTCGCCTCGGTCTGGTACCTGGCCCTGACCAGCGTCTTCAGCGTCGGCCAGTACTACGTCGAGCGGTACTACGCCCGCGGATCTCTGCGGCAGCTGCCCAAGACACCGTGGCAGAAGGTCAAGGCAAACATGCTCTCCCTCAACAGCCCCCGGGGTGGTGTTGCATGA
- a CDS encoding ABC transporter substrate-binding protein, translating to MTASTTRRTTAARSRIAAVGAIAVAGALMLTACGDQTSSGSGTKETDGGTSSSAPLFKKLPKKYQDAGVIKVGTDAAYAPMEYEEGGKIVGIDPDIAAALGKELGVEFTFTSGTFDGLISSLNTGRQDLVMSAMSDTKARQEGLDDKGKKTGKGVDFVDYFNSGVSLLVKKGNPNKIDSLDDLCGKKVAVQRGTTYEDTFKTQAAKCEKDGKGKLTIEAFDTDAEAQTRVKSGGAVADLNDYPVAAHIAKTAGGGNDFEVVGDQTGAGPFGIAVDKDNAQLRDALKDALNAIIKNGEYEKVLEKWDVKDSAVTEATINAGK from the coding sequence ATGACCGCAAGCACCACCCGTCGTACGACTGCCGCCAGGTCCCGGATCGCCGCAGTCGGCGCGATCGCGGTCGCCGGCGCGCTGATGCTCACCGCCTGTGGTGACCAGACGAGCTCCGGCTCGGGCACCAAGGAGACCGACGGAGGCACGTCGAGCAGCGCCCCGCTCTTCAAGAAGCTCCCGAAGAAGTACCAGGACGCCGGCGTGATCAAGGTCGGTACGGACGCCGCGTACGCTCCGATGGAGTACGAGGAGGGCGGCAAGATCGTCGGTATCGACCCCGACATCGCCGCGGCACTCGGCAAGGAACTCGGCGTGGAGTTCACGTTCACCAGCGGCACCTTCGACGGCTTGATCTCGTCGCTGAACACCGGCCGCCAGGACCTTGTCATGTCTGCCATGAGCGACACCAAGGCCCGCCAGGAGGGTCTGGACGACAAGGGCAAGAAGACCGGTAAGGGCGTCGACTTCGTCGACTACTTCAACTCCGGCGTCTCGCTCCTGGTCAAGAAGGGCAACCCGAACAAGATCGACTCGCTCGACGACCTGTGTGGCAAGAAGGTCGCCGTGCAGCGCGGTACGACCTACGAGGACACCTTCAAGACCCAGGCCGCCAAGTGTGAGAAGGACGGCAAGGGCAAGCTCACCATCGAGGCCTTCGACACCGACGCCGAGGCCCAGACCCGGGTGAAGTCCGGTGGCGCCGTCGCCGACCTCAACGACTACCCGGTCGCCGCGCACATCGCCAAGACCGCGGGCGGTGGCAACGACTTCGAGGTCGTGGGTGACCAGACCGGCGCCGGCCCCTTCGGCATCGCCGTCGACAAGGACAACGCCCAGCTGCGCGACGCGCTCAAGGACGCCCTGAACGCGATCATCAAGAACGGCGAGTACGAGAAGGTCCTGGAAAAGTGGGACGTCAAGGACAGCGCCGTGACCGAGGCGACCATCAACGCCGGCAAGTGA
- a CDS encoding trans-aconitate 2-methyltransferase, whose amino-acid sequence MGADWRAWQESWDRQQEWYMPDREERFRVMLDMVEALVGPEPRVLDLACGTGSITDRLFARFPKATSTGVDLDPALLTIAEGYFAGDERVTFVTADLKDPEWVQKLPYDSYDAVLTATALHWLHSGPLATLYGQIGGLVHDGGVFMNADHMIDGDTPRINAAERAHRHARMDRAKATGVLDWADWWALAAKDPVLAGPTAQRYEIYGEHADGDTPSVRWHAETLRAAGFGEARTVWASPSDALLLALR is encoded by the coding sequence ATGGGTGCCGACTGGCGGGCCTGGCAGGAGAGCTGGGACCGGCAGCAGGAGTGGTACATGCCCGACCGCGAGGAGCGGTTCCGGGTGATGCTGGACATGGTCGAGGCCCTGGTGGGACCCGAGCCGAGGGTGCTGGATCTCGCGTGCGGTACGGGAAGTATTACGGACCGGCTCTTCGCGCGGTTCCCGAAGGCCACCAGTACGGGGGTCGATCTGGATCCCGCGCTGCTGACCATCGCCGAGGGTTACTTCGCCGGCGACGAGCGGGTCACCTTCGTCACGGCCGACCTGAAGGACCCCGAGTGGGTACAGAAGCTGCCGTACGACTCGTACGACGCCGTGCTCACCGCCACCGCCCTGCACTGGCTGCACAGCGGTCCGCTGGCCACGCTCTACGGCCAGATCGGCGGCCTGGTCCACGACGGCGGTGTCTTCATGAACGCCGACCACATGATCGACGGGGACACCCCGCGCATCAACGCCGCCGAGCGGGCCCACCGCCATGCGCGGATGGACCGGGCCAAGGCCACAGGCGTGCTCGACTGGGCCGACTGGTGGGCCCTTGCGGCCAAGGACCCCGTCCTCGCCGGGCCGACCGCCCAGCGCTACGAGATCTACGGCGAGCACGCCGACGGTGACACGCCGTCCGTACGGTGGCATGCGGAGACACTGCGCGCGGCCGGGTTCGGAGAGGCGCGGACCGTGTGGGCCTCGCCCTCCGACGCGCTGCTCCTCGCCCTCAGGTAG
- a CDS encoding TetR family transcriptional regulator translates to MGSPAAPHRIAMTPGARRALEAASRLFYERGIHAVGVDLIAAEAGVTKKTLYDRFGSKEQLVVEYLAARDEGWRAFLAERLDTAGPSAAERVLAVFDASRDWADEHSTRGCSMVNAHAEISDPHHPAYAIITGQKAWMLGLFTDLVREGAPEGEADPAPRPEDPEPEADPDLEAGPWPEADPEPEADRARAETLGRALMLLHEGALVAHGLNVFPTPLHAAREQARLLLAAR, encoded by the coding sequence ATGGGCAGTCCAGCAGCTCCGCACCGGATCGCGATGACCCCCGGCGCCCGCCGCGCCCTGGAGGCCGCCTCGCGGCTCTTCTACGAGCGGGGGATCCACGCTGTCGGGGTGGACCTGATCGCCGCCGAGGCGGGGGTCACCAAGAAGACCCTCTACGACCGGTTCGGCTCCAAGGAGCAGCTGGTCGTGGAGTACCTCGCCGCCCGCGACGAGGGCTGGCGCGCCTTTCTCGCCGAGCGCCTCGATACGGCGGGACCGTCGGCGGCCGAGCGCGTCCTCGCGGTCTTCGACGCATCCCGCGACTGGGCCGACGAGCACAGCACCAGAGGCTGCAGCATGGTCAACGCCCATGCCGAGATCAGCGACCCGCACCACCCGGCATACGCGATCATCACCGGCCAGAAGGCCTGGATGCTCGGGCTCTTCACCGACCTGGTGCGCGAGGGCGCCCCGGAAGGGGAAGCCGACCCCGCCCCGAGGCCGGAAGACCCGGAGCCGGAAGCAGACCCGGACCTGGAAGCCGGCCCATGGCCGGAAGCCGACCCGGAGCCGGAAGCCGACCGCGCCCGAGCGGAGACGCTCGGCCGCGCGCTCATGCTGCTGCACGAGGGGGCACTCGTGGCGCACGGCCTGAACGTCTTCCCCACCCCCCTCCATGCCGCGCGGGAACAGGCACGCCTCCTCCTTGCGGCCCGCTGA
- a CDS encoding N-acetyltransferase: MTDLVQPPLPPRVRHALPADLPRVAELAAEHADYERAVPPARLLMDAVTAEALALGLDEVQWQTPSWNEGAITFYDRLGASSKERLRFTLRPGTGSAG, encoded by the coding sequence ATGACCGACCTTGTGCAGCCTCCGCTCCCACCGCGGGTACGCCACGCGCTCCCGGCCGACCTGCCGCGCGTCGCCGAACTGGCCGCGGAGCACGCCGACTACGAGCGGGCCGTACCACCCGCCCGCCTCCTGATGGACGCCGTCACGGCGGAGGCGCTCGCCCTCGGGCTCGACGAGGTGCAGTGGCAGACGCCCTCGTGGAACGAAGGCGCGATCACCTTCTACGACCGCCTGGGGGCGAGTTCGAAGGAGAGGCTGCGCTTCACGCTGCGCCCCGGGACAGGCTCGGCCGGCTGA
- a CDS encoding DMT family transporter, which produces MNVLLSAAFVVCWSSGFIGAKLGAGSADTVTILMWRFLPLAAVLALVAATLARASWHGLTARDVLRQAVIGTLSQSGYLLTVYAAIQLGVSSGTTALIDGTQPLVAGALAGPLLGQYVSGRQWLGLGLGVSGVAVVTLADATATEGVAPWAYLIPFLGMLSLVAATFLESRTRTRIAPSVSMTVHCVTSAVVFTVLAAAYGSVAPPAEASFWVAIGWLVALATFGGYGLYWLILRRSGVTKVNTLMFLMAPVTAIWGAAMFDEPFGVQTVLGLALGLAAVVIVHRGGAPAAGSVRSSGRGARPAPADERTVQGSH; this is translated from the coding sequence ATGAACGTCCTTCTCTCCGCCGCCTTCGTGGTGTGCTGGAGTTCCGGATTCATCGGGGCCAAGCTCGGCGCGGGAAGCGCCGACACCGTCACCATCCTGATGTGGCGGTTCCTGCCGCTGGCCGCTGTCCTGGCCCTCGTCGCCGCCACGCTCGCCAGGGCCTCCTGGCACGGACTGACCGCGCGGGACGTGCTGCGCCAGGCCGTGATCGGCACACTGTCGCAGAGCGGCTATCTGCTCACCGTGTACGCAGCGATCCAGCTCGGTGTCTCCAGCGGCACCACGGCCCTGATCGACGGCACCCAGCCGCTCGTCGCGGGGGCGCTGGCCGGACCGCTGCTGGGGCAGTACGTCTCCGGCCGGCAGTGGCTCGGTCTCGGCCTGGGGGTGTCGGGCGTCGCCGTCGTCACGCTCGCCGACGCCACGGCGACCGAAGGCGTCGCACCCTGGGCCTACCTCATACCGTTCCTCGGCATGCTCTCGTTGGTCGCGGCGACGTTCCTGGAGAGCCGTACACGCACCCGGATCGCGCCGTCGGTCTCCATGACGGTCCACTGCGTCACCAGCGCCGTCGTCTTCACCGTCCTCGCCGCGGCGTACGGGTCCGTGGCGCCGCCCGCCGAGGCCTCGTTCTGGGTGGCGATCGGCTGGCTCGTGGCCCTGGCCACGTTCGGCGGATACGGACTGTACTGGCTGATCCTGCGCCGCTCCGGGGTGACCAAGGTCAACACGCTCATGTTCCTGATGGCGCCGGTGACCGCGATCTGGGGAGCCGCGATGTTCGACGAGCCCTTCGGTGTGCAGACGGTCCTCGGGCTCGCTCTCGGGCTGGCGGCAGTGGTGATCGTCCACCGGGGCGGTGCGCCGGCGGCCGGGAGCGTGCGGTCGAGCGGGCGGGGCGCACGGCCGGCTCCCGCAGACGAGCGAACAGTTCAGGGGAGCCACTGA
- the sodN gene encoding superoxide dismutase, Ni produces MLSRLFAPKVKVSAHCDLPCGVYDPAQARIEAESVKAVQEKYQANDDADFRTRAIVIKEQRAELAKHHVSVLWSDYFKPPHFEKYPELNQLVNDTLKALSAAKASTDPATGQKALDYIAQIDKIFWETKKA; encoded by the coding sequence ATGCTTTCCCGCCTGTTTGCCCCCAAGGTGAAGGTCAGCGCCCACTGCGACCTGCCGTGCGGTGTGTACGACCCGGCCCAGGCCCGTATCGAGGCCGAGTCGGTCAAGGCCGTCCAGGAGAAGTACCAGGCCAACGACGACGCGGACTTCCGGACCCGCGCCATTGTCATCAAGGAGCAGCGCGCGGAGCTCGCCAAGCACCATGTCTCGGTGCTGTGGAGTGACTACTTCAAGCCGCCGCACTTCGAGAAGTACCCGGAGCTGAACCAGCTGGTCAACGACACCCTGAAGGCGCTGTCGGCTGCGAAGGCGTCGACGGACCCGGCGACGGGCCAGAAGGCGCTGGACTACATCGCCCAGATCGACAAGATCTTCTGGGAGACCAAGAAGGCTTGA
- a CDS encoding CGNR zinc finger domain-containing protein — MELAYYSDYAVRLVNTEEPARNKDSLTSVEVIRELFGASSQVARRATDTDVTRFRSVRARLRAVFTAADSGDETQAVDLLNSLLLEFPVSPQISGHDLRDEDGRPKWHMHLADHPSNATAGYAAIAAMGLAFHLTEYGVDRLGLCQASPCRNAYLDTSTNRSRRYCSDRCATRANVAAYRARKRLETERSESTGRTAENAQDTAPRTDR; from the coding sequence GTGGAACTGGCCTATTACTCGGACTACGCCGTGCGTCTGGTCAACACCGAGGAGCCGGCTCGCAACAAGGACTCCCTCACCTCGGTCGAGGTCATCCGCGAACTCTTCGGCGCGTCCTCCCAGGTCGCGCGCCGCGCCACCGACACGGACGTCACACGCTTCCGGTCCGTACGGGCCCGCCTTCGCGCGGTCTTCACCGCAGCCGACTCCGGCGACGAGACCCAGGCTGTCGACCTGCTCAACTCGCTGCTGCTGGAGTTCCCGGTCAGCCCGCAGATCTCGGGGCACGACCTGCGTGACGAGGACGGCCGCCCCAAGTGGCACATGCACCTCGCCGACCACCCCTCCAACGCGACGGCGGGGTACGCCGCGATCGCCGCGATGGGTCTGGCGTTCCATCTCACGGAGTACGGCGTGGACCGGCTCGGGCTGTGCCAGGCATCGCCGTGCCGCAACGCCTACCTCGACACCTCGACCAACCGCTCCCGCCGCTACTGCTCGGACCGCTGTGCGACCCGCGCCAATGTGGCCGCCTACCGCGCCCGCAAACGCCTCGAGACGGAGCGGTCGGAGAGCACCGGCCGTACGGCCGAGAACGCCCAGGACACGGCCCCGCGGACCGATCGCTGA